The Flavobacteriales bacterium genome has a segment encoding these proteins:
- a CDS encoding DUF177 domain-containing protein — protein MKALKDYTIQFVSLKQGTHHFEFSVDNKFFEQLDCDDFIDSNFKVELEFIKQSTMMLLNFSFKGEIIVPCDRCLEDLKMPIKGEDKLIVKFGDTSHNEVDDILILAESEHEINVAHYIYEFIELNIPFRRVHKEADCNAETIKRLNELEVNKTEEIDPRWSALKNINNN, from the coding sequence GTGAAAGCATTGAAAGACTATACAATACAGTTTGTTAGTTTAAAGCAAGGAACTCATCATTTTGAGTTCAGTGTAGACAACAAGTTCTTTGAACAATTAGATTGTGATGATTTTATTGATTCCAACTTTAAGGTGGAATTAGAATTTATCAAACAATCTACCATGATGCTACTAAATTTTTCGTTTAAAGGCGAAATAATTGTACCATGCGATAGGTGTCTTGAAGATTTAAAGATGCCCATTAAAGGTGAAGACAAATTAATTGTTAAATTCGGTGATACTTCACATAACGAAGTTGACGATATTTTAATATTAGCCGAAAGCGAACATGAGATAAACGTAGCACATTATATTTATGAGTTTATTGAATTAAACATACCTTTCAGAAGAGTACATAAAGAAGCAGATTGTAACGCTGAAACAATAAAACGATTAAACGAACTAGAAGTAAATAAAACAGAAGAGATAGACCCACGTTGGTCAGCATTAAAAAACATTAACAACAATTAG
- a CDS encoding M42 family metallopeptidase, with product MPINIPLLKEIAEVAGAPGHEQRIREIVLREIKPLVDEVTIDNMGNVYAIKKGKDKKRVMIGAHMDEIGFMVTHIDDKGFVRFHTLGGFDPKTLTAQRVIIHGKKDVIGVMGSKPIHVMSTEERTKLPKTTDFFIDLGMNKKEVEKIVSVGDPITRERGLIEMGNCVNCKSLDNRLAVFILIEALKNLKTKKVPFDIYGVFTVQEEVGIRGANVAALEIKPDFGFGLDTTIAFDVPGAKPEEIITSLGEGTAIKIMDSSTICDYRMVKFMEQTAKKHKIKYQKEILTAGGTDTAGIQRMNPGGAIAGAISIPTRHIHQVIEMADKDDIKGSIDLLTNCLLEINQYDWRF from the coding sequence ATGCCAATTAACATTCCTTTATTAAAAGAAATTGCTGAAGTTGCGGGAGCTCCAGGTCACGAACAACGAATAAGAGAAATTGTATTAAGAGAAATTAAACCATTGGTAGATGAAGTAACCATAGATAATATGGGGAATGTTTATGCCATTAAAAAAGGTAAAGACAAAAAACGTGTTATGATTGGTGCTCACATGGACGAAATAGGCTTTATGGTTACTCATATTGACGATAAAGGTTTTGTTAGATTTCATACACTTGGTGGCTTCGACCCAAAAACATTAACTGCACAACGAGTAATTATTCATGGAAAAAAAGATGTGATTGGTGTAATGGGTTCAAAACCAATACACGTAATGAGTACAGAAGAAAGAACCAAACTTCCTAAAACAACCGATTTTTTTATTGATTTAGGAATGAACAAAAAAGAAGTCGAAAAAATTGTAAGCGTAGGCGACCCAATTACTCGTGAGAGAGGCTTAATAGAGATGGGGAATTGTGTTAATTGTAAATCGTTAGATAATCGTTTGGCGGTTTTCATATTAATTGAAGCCTTAAAAAATTTAAAAACCAAAAAAGTTCCTTTTGATATTTACGGAGTGTTTACTGTTCAAGAAGAAGTTGGTATTAGAGGAGCAAATGTTGCAGCTCTAGAAATTAAACCTGATTTTGGTTTCGGTTTAGATACTACAATAGCTTTTGATGTTCCTGGAGCAAAACCAGAAGAGATAATTACCTCTTTGGGCGAAGGAACAGCTATAAAAATTATGGATAGCTCTACCATCTGCGATTACCGTATGGTAAAATTTATGGAACAAACAGCTAAAAAACATAAAATAAAATATCAAAAAGAAATACTAACCGCAGGAGGCACAGATACTGCTGGAATTCAACGTATGAATCCAGGCGGGGCTATTGCAGGTGCAATTTCTATACCTACTCGACACATTCATCAAGTAATTGAAATGGCTGATAAAGATGATATAAAAGGTAGTATTGATTTGCTAACTAATTGTTTATTAGAAATAAATCAGTACGATTGGAGATTTTAA
- the pyk gene encoding pyruvate kinase, whose amino-acid sequence MNYRKTKIVATLGPATSTKEVISEIIDAGVNVCRVNFSHGSYDDHEKTINIIREICEEKGRNVAILADLQGPKIRVGEIENNGIMLEVGQDIIFTSTKCIGTNEKVYISYQNFPKDVSSGETILLDDGKLNLKIKSTNKQDEVVATVVHGGKLSSNKGVNLPNTKISLPCLTPKDIEDLNFALKMNISWIGLSFVRTARDIIELKYLISDAKSTAKVVAKIEKPEAIREIDDILKVTDALMVARGDLGVEIPFHQVPLTQKMLVKKSMKAGKPVIIATQMMESMIENITPTRAEVNDVANAVLDGADAVMLSAETSVGKHPVKVIESMAKIISDVEQDDSLYNYEYPPEEDNHDRYITDSICFNSCRLAQRVGAKAIVTMTFSGYTGFKISSFRPKAGIYVFTGNKSILNMLSLVWGVKAFYYDKYVSTDHTIADIKYILKKEGFVNTKDLVINIASVPIAEKGQANMMKLSYID is encoded by the coding sequence ATGAATTATAGAAAAACCAAGATTGTTGCAACATTAGGTCCAGCAACATCAACCAAAGAAGTCATTTCAGAGATAATTGATGCTGGTGTAAATGTATGCCGAGTTAATTTTTCTCACGGAAGTTATGACGATCATGAAAAAACGATAAATATAATCCGTGAAATTTGCGAAGAAAAAGGTCGAAATGTGGCTATCCTAGCAGATTTACAAGGACCAAAAATTAGAGTTGGCGAAATTGAAAATAACGGAATAATGCTAGAAGTGGGACAAGATATTATTTTCACCTCGACTAAGTGTATTGGAACTAACGAAAAAGTTTATATCAGCTACCAAAATTTTCCGAAAGATGTTTCGTCAGGAGAAACCATTTTACTTGACGATGGCAAGTTAAACTTAAAAATTAAGTCAACCAACAAACAAGATGAAGTTGTTGCTACGGTTGTTCATGGCGGCAAATTATCTTCTAATAAAGGGGTGAATCTTCCTAACACCAAAATTTCTTTACCTTGTTTAACACCTAAAGATATTGAAGATTTAAACTTTGCTTTGAAAATGAACATCTCTTGGATAGGTCTTTCATTTGTACGAACTGCTCGAGATATTATCGAATTAAAATATCTTATTTCAGATGCGAAAAGTACTGCCAAGGTAGTAGCAAAAATTGAAAAACCTGAAGCCATTCGAGAAATTGACGACATCCTAAAAGTTACTGATGCCTTAATGGTAGCAAGAGGCGACTTAGGTGTAGAAATCCCTTTTCATCAAGTACCATTAACACAAAAAATGCTAGTTAAAAAGAGCATGAAAGCAGGAAAACCAGTTATTATTGCTACTCAAATGATGGAAAGTATGATTGAAAACATCACTCCAACAAGAGCAGAAGTTAATGACGTTGCCAATGCTGTTTTAGATGGTGCCGATGCTGTAATGCTGAGTGCTGAAACATCCGTAGGTAAACATCCTGTTAAAGTGATTGAAAGCATGGCAAAAATTATTTCTGATGTTGAACAAGATGATAGTTTATACAATTATGAATATCCACCTGAAGAAGATAATCACGATAGGTATATTACCGATTCCATTTGTTTTAACTCGTGCCGATTGGCTCAAAGAGTTGGAGCCAAAGCAATTGTAACCATGACCTTCTCAGGCTATACTGGGTTTAAAATTTCTAGTTTTAGACCAAAAGCAGGTATTTATGTGTTTACTGGTAATAAATCAATATTAAATATGCTCAGTTTAGTTTGGGGGGTAAAAGCATTTTATTACGACAAATATGTAAGCACCGACCATACCATTGCTGATATCAAATACATACTTAAAAAAGAAGGTTTTGTAAATACAAAAGACCTTGTAATTAATATTGCTTCCGTTCCAATTGCTGAAAAAGGACAAGCAAACATGATGAAATTAAGTTACATAGATTAA
- a CDS encoding IPExxxVDY family protein has protein sequence MSKFTLNIEEDYDFSLIGISCHAKDYRLCYELNKILEIDLVRGEDLDIDSKNTKANYALYDYIDEENFIDYYLISNRSNKGFLIPEHKSTDFFLLLKGASNDDIIENIINKISEIELVLTSFQIDVNSLKSKQNLIF, from the coding sequence ATGTCTAAATTCACATTAAATATTGAGGAAGATTATGATTTTAGCTTGATAGGTATTAGTTGTCATGCTAAAGATTATAGATTGTGTTACGAATTAAATAAAATTTTAGAAATTGATCTAGTTCGTGGAGAAGATTTAGATATTGATTCGAAAAATACTAAAGCAAATTACGCACTTTATGATTATATTGATGAAGAAAACTTTATAGACTATTATTTGATTTCAAATAGAAGTAACAAAGGTTTTTTAATCCCCGAACATAAGTCTACCGACTTTTTTTTATTGCTTAAAGGGGCATCAAACGATGATATTATAGAAAACATTATAAATAAAATTAGTGAAATTGAATTGGTACTAACCTCGTTTCAAATTGATGTAAACTCACTAAAATCTAAACAAAATTTAATTTTTTAA
- a CDS encoding c-type cytochrome, whose translation MLTSCGSSEEHKEEVAATEAPAEEAVAEAAPAKDGAEFFQTSGCVACHQMDVKTVGPAIKDIAAAYADEATLTAFLKGESKAIVDPAQEAVMAPQVEVTKKMSAEDLQVIVSHIMANK comes from the coding sequence ATGTTAACTTCATGTGGTTCTTCTGAAGAACATAAAGAAGAAGTTGCTGCGACTGAAGCTCCAGCTGAAGAGGCTGTAGCAGAAGCTGCTCCAGCAAAAGATGGTGCAGAATTTTTCCAAACAAGTGGTTGCGTTGCTTGTCACCAAATGGATGTAAAAACAGTAGGCCCTGCAATTAAAGATATTGCTGCTGCTTATGCTGATGAGGCAACTTTAACGGCGTTCTTAAAAGGTGAATCAAAAGCGATTGTTGATCCAGCTCAAGAGGCAGTTATGGCTCCACAAGTAGAGGTTACTAAAAAAATGAGTGCTGAAGATTTACAAGTTATCGTTTCTCATATTATGGCAAACAAATAA
- the groL gene encoding chaperonin GroEL (60 kDa chaperone family; promotes refolding of misfolded polypeptides especially under stressful conditions; forms two stacked rings of heptamers to form a barrel-shaped 14mer; ends can be capped by GroES; misfolded proteins enter the barrel where they are refolded when GroES binds) — translation MSKEIKFSIDARDSLKIGVDKLANAVKVTLGPKGRNVIIGKKFGAPHVTKDGVTVAKEIELKDPIENMGAQMVKEVASKTADDAGDGTTTATILAQAIVTAGLKNVAAGANPMDLKRGIDKAVVAVVAELKKISKEVGTDNEKIRQVATISANNDETIGNLIALAMEKVKTEGVITVEEAKGTETTVDVVEGMQFDRGYLSPYFVTDVEKMVADMDNPYILIHDKKISNLNELLPILEPAAQSGRGIVIIAEDVDGTALTALVVNRLKGGLKVAAVKAPGFGDRRKAMLEDIAILTGGTVISEEQGFKLENATLEMLGTAEKVTIDKDNTTIVGGAGDKKAIDGRVNQIKAQIETTTSDYDKEKLQERLAKLAGGVAVLYVGAATEVEMKEKKDRVDDALAATRAAVEEGIVPGGGVALIRAESALNGFKGINEDENTGIAIVKRALEEPLRQIIINAGGEGAVVVQKIREGKDDFGYNARTEEYTNMYAAGVIDPTKVTRVALENAASIAALLLTTECVIVDEPTEEGSMPNMGGMGGGMPGMM, via the coding sequence ATGTCAAAAGAAATTAAATTTAGCATAGATGCGAGAGATAGCCTTAAAATAGGTGTTGATAAATTAGCAAATGCAGTAAAAGTAACCTTAGGACCAAAAGGTAGAAATGTAATTATTGGCAAAAAATTTGGTGCGCCACACGTAACCAAAGATGGTGTTACTGTTGCCAAAGAAATTGAATTGAAAGACCCTATTGAAAACATGGGTGCTCAAATGGTAAAAGAAGTAGCTAGCAAAACCGCTGATGATGCAGGTGATGGAACAACTACTGCAACCATTTTAGCTCAGGCTATTGTAACTGCCGGACTTAAAAACGTAGCTGCTGGAGCAAATCCAATGGACTTAAAAAGAGGAATCGACAAAGCAGTAGTAGCTGTTGTTGCTGAACTTAAAAAAATATCGAAAGAAGTAGGGACTGACAACGAAAAAATTCGCCAGGTAGCTACAATTTCTGCAAATAATGACGAAACCATCGGTAACTTAATTGCTTTAGCAATGGAAAAAGTGAAAACCGAAGGTGTAATTACTGTTGAAGAAGCGAAAGGAACTGAAACTACAGTTGACGTGGTTGAAGGTATGCAGTTTGATAGAGGTTATTTATCTCCATATTTTGTAACAGATGTTGAGAAAATGGTTGCTGATATGGATAATCCTTATATCTTAATTCACGATAAAAAAATATCGAACTTAAACGAATTATTGCCAATACTTGAGCCTGCTGCACAATCAGGTAGAGGAATCGTTATTATTGCTGAAGATGTAGATGGTACTGCTTTAACTGCTTTAGTGGTAAACCGTTTAAAAGGTGGTTTAAAAGTAGCAGCTGTTAAAGCTCCAGGTTTTGGTGATAGAAGAAAAGCCATGTTAGAAGACATCGCTATTTTAACTGGGGGAACAGTTATTTCTGAAGAGCAAGGCTTTAAATTAGAAAATGCTACTTTAGAAATGTTAGGTACTGCAGAAAAAGTAACAATAGACAAAGATAATACTACCATTGTTGGCGGTGCTGGTGATAAAAAAGCAATCGACGGAAGGGTAAATCAAATTAAAGCACAAATTGAAACAACTACTTCTGATTATGATAAAGAAAAACTTCAAGAGCGTTTGGCTAAATTAGCTGGTGGGGTTGCTGTACTATATGTTGGTGCTGCTACCGAAGTGGAAATGAAAGAGAAAAAAGACCGAGTTGATGATGCATTAGCTGCTACTCGTGCTGCTGTTGAAGAAGGTATTGTTCCTGGTGGTGGTGTTGCCTTAATTAGAGCAGAAAGCGCTTTAAATGGTTTTAAAGGAATTAACGAAGACGAAAACACGGGTATTGCAATCGTAAAAAGAGCATTAGAAGAACCTTTACGTCAAATAATCATTAATGCTGGCGGAGAAGGAGCTGTTGTTGTTCAAAAAATTAGAGAAGGCAAAGATGACTTTGGTTACAATGCTAGAACTGAAGAATACACCAACATGTATGCTGCAGGAGTTATTGACCCAACTAAAGTAACAAGAGTTGCGTTAGAAAATGCTGCTTCAATTGCTGCATTATTGTTAACTACCGAATGTGTTATTGTAGATGAACCTACTGAAGAAGGCTCTATGCCAAACATGGGTGGCATGGGCGGAGGAATGCCTGGAATGATGTAA
- a CDS encoding co-chaperone GroES, with translation MSINIKPLADRVIVEPAAAEERTAGGLIIPDTAKEKPQRGKVLAVGKGKPDEPMTVKVGDAVLYGKYAGTEITVEGKDYLIMREADIFAIV, from the coding sequence ATGTCTATTAACATTAAACCATTAGCTGACAGAGTTATTGTAGAGCCTGCTGCAGCTGAAGAAAGAACCGCAGGAGGACTTATTATTCCTGACACCGCAAAAGAAAAACCACAACGTGGAAAAGTTTTGGCTGTTGGAAAAGGTAAACCTGATGAGCCAATGACAGTAAAAGTTGGCGATGCTGTACTTTATGGCAAGTATGCTGGAACTGAAATAACTGTTGAAGGCAAAGATTATTTAATCATGAGAGAAGCGGATATTTTCGCAATTGTTTAA
- the purD gene encoding phosphoribosylamine--glycine ligase: MNVLIIGSGGREHAFAWKLAQSNKLQNLFIAPGNAGTALVGTNVNIGVNDFESIKSFVLSNNINMVVVGPEDPLVNGIHDFFLADNELKNIPVIGPKKDGALLEGSKEFSKKFMIKHGVPTAKYQSFNKANLTDGFAFLETLQSPYVLKADGLAAGKGVLILNNLEEAKKELTNMIAEAKFGAASATVVIEEFLKGIELSVFVLTDGNSYKILPSAKDYKRIGEGDKGLNTGGMGAISPVPFATNDFIKKVEEQVVIPTINGLKKDGIDYRGFIFIGLMNDNGNPSVVEYNVRMGDPETEVVIPRIKSDLLDLFIGVGNQTLHEKSFEVDTRTATTVMLVSGGYPEDYEKGHVMTGFDNIENSIAFHAGTKQDGKNIVTAGGRVLAITSFGTDIKDALCKSFANAEKINYTKKYYRKDIGFDLV, from the coding sequence ATGAATGTTTTAATCATTGGGTCAGGAGGAAGAGAACATGCCTTTGCATGGAAATTGGCACAAAGCAACAAACTACAAAACTTATTTATTGCTCCAGGTAATGCAGGTACAGCACTAGTTGGTACTAATGTAAATATTGGAGTTAACGATTTTGAAAGTATAAAATCTTTTGTTTTATCCAATAACATTAACATGGTTGTTGTTGGACCAGAAGACCCTTTGGTGAATGGAATTCACGATTTCTTTTTAGCAGACAATGAATTGAAAAATATTCCTGTTATAGGGCCTAAAAAAGATGGTGCTTTGTTGGAAGGAAGCAAGGAATTTTCAAAAAAATTCATGATAAAACATGGTGTTCCAACGGCTAAATACCAAAGTTTTAACAAAGCTAATTTAACCGATGGTTTTGCCTTTTTAGAAACTTTACAATCTCCATACGTATTAAAAGCCGATGGTTTGGCTGCGGGTAAAGGAGTGTTGATTTTAAACAATTTAGAAGAAGCAAAAAAAGAACTAACCAACATGATTGCCGAAGCAAAATTTGGCGCTGCATCGGCTACTGTTGTTATCGAAGAGTTTTTAAAAGGTATTGAGCTTTCGGTTTTTGTTTTAACCGACGGTAACAGTTATAAAATTTTACCTTCTGCAAAAGATTACAAACGAATTGGCGAAGGCGACAAAGGACTGAATACTGGTGGTATGGGAGCTATATCTCCTGTTCCGTTTGCTACCAACGATTTTATTAAAAAGGTAGAAGAACAAGTGGTTATTCCAACCATAAATGGCTTGAAAAAAGATGGAATCGATTATAGAGGTTTTATTTTTATTGGGTTAATGAACGATAACGGAAATCCAAGCGTGGTAGAATACAATGTACGCATGGGCGACCCAGAAACAGAAGTAGTTATACCTCGAATAAAGTCTGATTTATTGGATTTGTTTATTGGTGTTGGCAATCAAACACTTCACGAAAAATCGTTTGAAGTTGATACTAGAACTGCAACTACGGTTATGTTGGTTTCAGGTGGGTATCCAGAAGATTATGAAAAAGGACATGTAATGACAGGTTTCGACAACATTGAAAACAGTATAGCTTTCCATGCAGGAACTAAACAAGATGGCAAAAACATTGTTACTGCTGGTGGTAGAGTGTTAGCAATAACTTCGTTCGGAACTGACATTAAAGATGCCTTGTGTAAATCGTTCGCTAATGCAGAAAAAATCAACTACACTAAAAAGTACTACCGAAAAGATATTGGGTTTGATTTAGTGTAA